In a single window of the Gracilimonas sp. genome:
- a CDS encoding DUF2207 domain-containing protein, producing MNMKVLNIGCLFLMIFILNIFTSAVQAKEYSIPELKIEVTINPDGTVTITEHRTYVFDGDFSWANYELPKSGFSAIRNIQVSENGTNYTNLNAEEPGTFLVEESNRAFNIKWFYNAEDEERIFTISYTFEGAVVTGPEWSEFFWNYAAAGREKSTEEITIQVQLPETLPDSSLHSWVREPSWVIESATLENGFQFTGSDISRGQAVIIRTVFPASVFNSSAVSITDPEFSLLWAQNDEINYRQQKIAEAEEREQMMNYAIELSVVIAGLSLLCFIFFYRKYGTRHQINLSRNESLMIPGNQKPAAIGWLLMHRTITGGHVTATLLDLARRGYLVVNEVEPEEDKSWFSASSDQNTFAITLNEKEPESNMPEWELSLLNFVKDRISDGNTEIKEIFKFSDSNVSKWYYSWKDELNKFTKKQYWIDSESYKGAWWNFGIQLIFMLVAVAGIFILHPIVGIATFIVFVASVLSLAIIRRTPKGEELYQSWKNYHNALKNAKEYSIPENHLGRHFIYSIAFGLSKDHIEQIFEQNPAAVSHITWIIILPGSNSTPASIASSFGNLAATGTISAGGGSAGAGASAGAAGGGASGGAG from the coding sequence ATGAATATGAAAGTTTTGAATATCGGCTGTTTATTCTTGATGATTTTCATCCTGAACATCTTCACGAGTGCTGTTCAGGCCAAAGAGTATTCCATTCCGGAATTAAAAATTGAAGTTACAATTAACCCTGATGGAACAGTAACCATAACCGAACACAGAACCTATGTGTTTGATGGTGACTTCTCCTGGGCAAATTACGAACTCCCAAAATCAGGGTTTTCAGCTATTCGGAATATTCAGGTCTCGGAAAACGGCACAAATTACACTAACCTGAATGCAGAAGAACCCGGGACTTTCCTGGTAGAAGAATCAAACAGAGCCTTCAATATAAAATGGTTCTATAATGCAGAAGACGAAGAGCGGATATTTACGATTTCCTATACCTTTGAAGGCGCGGTTGTTACCGGACCCGAGTGGAGTGAATTCTTTTGGAATTACGCAGCTGCCGGAAGAGAAAAATCGACCGAAGAGATAACCATTCAGGTACAACTTCCAGAGACGTTGCCCGATTCCAGCTTACATTCCTGGGTTCGTGAACCCAGTTGGGTGATAGAATCCGCAACTTTAGAAAATGGTTTCCAATTCACTGGTTCTGATATTAGCCGAGGTCAGGCCGTTATCATCCGAACAGTGTTTCCTGCTTCCGTCTTTAATTCATCTGCTGTTAGTATTACTGATCCCGAATTCTCTCTCTTGTGGGCTCAAAATGATGAGATAAATTATCGTCAGCAAAAGATCGCAGAAGCTGAAGAAAGAGAGCAAATGATGAATTACGCTATTGAATTGTCTGTAGTTATCGCTGGGTTGAGTCTCCTTTGTTTTATCTTTTTCTACCGTAAATACGGAACCAGGCATCAGATTAACTTATCGAGAAATGAAAGCCTGATGATTCCCGGAAATCAAAAACCAGCGGCTATAGGCTGGTTGCTTATGCATCGTACCATTACCGGTGGGCATGTTACTGCTACCCTTCTTGACCTTGCCCGTCGGGGATATTTAGTAGTCAATGAAGTAGAACCTGAAGAAGATAAGAGCTGGTTCTCCGCTTCCAGCGACCAGAACACCTTTGCAATCACTCTCAATGAAAAAGAACCGGAATCTAACATGCCTGAATGGGAGTTATCCTTATTGAATTTTGTGAAAGACCGAATATCTGATGGAAATACTGAGATCAAGGAAATCTTCAAATTCAGTGACAGTAATGTTTCCAAATGGTACTATAGCTGGAAAGATGAGCTCAATAAATTCACCAAAAAACAGTATTGGATAGACTCAGAGAGTTACAAAGGTGCTTGGTGGAATTTTGGTATTCAGCTAATATTTATGTTGGTAGCCGTTGCGGGTATATTCATTCTTCATCCCATTGTTGGGATAGCAACATTCATTGTTTTCGTAGCATCAGTTCTATCACTCGCTATAATCAGAAGAACTCCTAAAGGGGAAGAACTTTATCAGAGCTGGAAGAACTATCATAACGCCTTAAAAAATGCGAAGGAATATTCTATCCCAGAAAACCACCTTGGACGGCATTTCATCTATAGCATTGCATTTGGATTGAGTAAAGATCACATAGAGCAAATCTTTGAACAAAACCCAGCGGCTGTTTCACATATCACATGGATTATCATACTGCCTGGAAGCAACAGTACTCCGGCTAGTATCGCATCATCATTTGGTAATCTTGCAGCTACAGGAACAATTTCGGCCGGAGGCGGGAGCGCAGGAGCAGGGGCTTCGGCTGGGGCAGCAGGCGGAGGGGCTTCAGGTGGTGCCGGTTAA
- a CDS encoding DUF4382 domain-containing protein: MNYFIKRFRILSLLLILVTSFAFTACNTNSGSGTGTMKISLTDAPAAYDEVNIEIRQVLVNKDEDAEEPEDNGEDTDDGEEDGDDEENGWYSILDDSMTVNLLDYQNGATLELGETELEAGQYNQIRLILGDDNNVVIDGETYALTTPSAQQSGYKLLVNADVEEGQVYELVIDFDASQSIVETGNGMYILKPVLRSVDLEEQASISGTVLPLDAEPYVYAIVGEDTVGTQPDAEGNFRIVGLENDTYKVSFNPTNDAYADSLVEGIELEDGEEFEFEETIELKSSGILK, translated from the coding sequence ATGAACTACTTTATTAAGAGATTTAGAATTTTATCACTACTGCTAATTCTCGTTACATCTTTTGCCTTTACGGCTTGCAATACAAATAGCGGTTCAGGTACCGGAACTATGAAAATTTCGTTGACGGATGCACCTGCTGCCTATGACGAAGTAAACATTGAGATTCGCCAGGTTTTGGTAAATAAGGATGAAGATGCTGAAGAGCCAGAAGACAATGGCGAAGATACCGATGATGGCGAAGAAGATGGAGACGATGAAGAAAACGGCTGGTATTCTATTTTAGATGATTCCATGACCGTAAATTTATTGGACTACCAAAACGGAGCTACCCTTGAATTAGGTGAAACCGAACTCGAAGCTGGTCAATACAATCAGATTCGACTAATACTCGGAGATGATAACAATGTGGTAATAGATGGAGAAACATACGCTCTCACCACACCAAGTGCGCAACAGTCTGGTTATAAGCTCCTGGTAAATGCTGATGTTGAAGAAGGCCAGGTGTATGAATTAGTAATAGACTTCGATGCTTCTCAATCCATCGTAGAAACCGGTAATGGAATGTACATTTTAAAACCTGTGCTCCGCTCTGTTGATCTGGAAGAACAGGCTAGCATCTCTGGTACTGTACTTCCACTTGACGCCGAACCCTATGTGTATGCTATTGTTGGGGAAGATACCGTGGGAACCCAGCCTGATGCTGAAGGTAACTTTCGCATCGTAGGACTTGAAAACGATACTTATAAAGTATCTTTCAATCCAACAAATGATGCTTACGCTGATTCTCTTGTTGAAGGTATAGAACTTGAAGACGGAGAGGAATTCGAATTTGAAGAAACCATTGAATTGAAAAGCTCCGGTATACTCAAATAA
- a CDS encoding DUF3095 domain-containing protein, translated as MNAKEFYEELTIVPSFREVSDHSLYTPLPEDWYIALADIRGSTDAIRLGKYKEVNMAGASIIAALNNLYKKEDLLPYLFGGDGSLIALPDQQIEKVKGVLAFCRKAVKDAYGLEMATGIIQVKKLRELGHDVSVARLYLSEFLDQTIFWGSGITYAEQLIKQEDQLKDVEPTEADFIGLECRWSQVPSDKDEVAAYIIQSYEKDNEESAKIYEQCFEIIERIYGTEDKFHPIREDDLQMTTNPLLLGVEWKLRTQPPTLYKKLKHIGMMIFQLVTGLYLMKFKKKTSATDWGDYKPDLVRHADYKKFGDGLRFVASGTIQQRMEMTQYLEDLFSEGHIVYGVHSSFAAMVTCYVRSYQSNHIHFVDGTDGGYAKASQELKNRRAQLEAQTNLAN; from the coding sequence ATGAATGCGAAAGAGTTTTATGAGGAACTAACCATTGTTCCTTCCTTCAGAGAGGTTTCAGATCATTCTCTTTATACCCCTCTTCCTGAGGATTGGTACATAGCATTGGCTGATATTCGGGGCTCTACAGATGCCATTCGCCTTGGAAAGTATAAAGAAGTAAATATGGCAGGTGCTTCTATCATTGCCGCGCTCAACAACCTCTACAAAAAAGAGGATTTACTTCCTTATTTATTTGGAGGCGACGGATCTCTGATCGCACTACCTGATCAACAAATAGAGAAAGTAAAAGGCGTTTTAGCCTTTTGCAGAAAAGCCGTAAAGGATGCTTATGGTTTGGAAATGGCTACCGGAATAATTCAGGTAAAAAAGCTTAGGGAACTAGGTCATGATGTAAGCGTGGCTCGACTATATTTATCAGAATTTCTGGATCAAACTATATTTTGGGGAAGCGGAATAACTTATGCTGAACAACTCATAAAACAAGAGGACCAACTCAAAGACGTTGAACCCACTGAAGCAGATTTTATAGGTCTGGAATGCCGCTGGAGTCAGGTACCCAGCGATAAAGATGAAGTAGCAGCATATATCATACAGTCTTACGAAAAAGACAACGAAGAAAGTGCTAAAATTTATGAGCAGTGTTTCGAAATAATAGAACGTATTTACGGAACCGAGGATAAATTTCATCCAATCCGGGAAGACGATCTCCAAATGACAACAAACCCATTGTTGCTTGGTGTAGAATGGAAACTAAGAACTCAACCTCCCACACTCTACAAAAAGCTCAAACATATCGGTATGATGATTTTTCAACTTGTGACCGGGTTGTATCTTATGAAATTCAAAAAGAAAACATCTGCTACTGACTGGGGCGATTACAAACCCGATTTGGTTCGCCATGCCGACTATAAAAAATTTGGAGACGGGCTCCGTTTTGTCGCTTCCGGAACTATTCAACAGCGGATGGAAATGACACAATATCTTGAAGATCTATTTAGTGAAGGACACATCGTGTATGGCGTTCATTCATCCTTTGCTGCTATGGTTACCTGCTACGTCAGGAGCTACCAGAGCAATCACATCCACTTTGTTGATGGAACTGATGGCGGTTATGCAAAAGCTTCTCAAGAGCTAAAGAACCGAAGAGCACAATTGGAAGCTCAGACCAACTTGGCAAACTAA
- a CDS encoding LLM class flavin-dependent oxidoreductase encodes MEFGIYTFVENTPDAESGKTLHPSKRLKNLMEEIELADKLGLDVFAIGEHHREEYVSSSPSTLLAAAASRTKNIRLSSAVTVLGSEDPVRVFQQFSTIDLLTEGRAEIMVGRGSFIESFPLFGYDLQNYEELFSEKLKLLMKLREEEIITWQGKHRPSINNRGVYPQPYQNKMPVWRAVGGTPKSAFEAGAMGMPMAIAIIGGQPAQFKQMADLHRRAAEEHNQPKPALSINSHGFIAETTQEAADIAFPAFKTTMDKIGKERGWPPMSRQQFDASITLKGANVVGSPQDVIDKIMYQHEIFNHDRFLLQMSVGSVPHEKLLKSIELFAKEVAPAVREKLGQGSPA; translated from the coding sequence ATGGAATTTGGAATTTATACTTTTGTAGAAAACACACCTGACGCCGAAAGCGGAAAAACGTTACATCCATCAAAACGGCTCAAAAATTTGATGGAAGAAATTGAACTGGCTGATAAGCTGGGGCTTGATGTTTTCGCTATAGGGGAACATCACAGAGAAGAATATGTTTCGTCCTCTCCATCAACATTGTTGGCCGCGGCGGCTTCGCGAACGAAAAACATCAGACTGAGCAGTGCGGTTACGGTTCTGGGATCGGAAGATCCGGTCAGGGTCTTTCAGCAATTCTCTACGATTGATTTGTTGACCGAAGGACGAGCAGAAATAATGGTCGGCAGGGGATCGTTCATCGAATCTTTTCCTCTTTTTGGGTACGACCTGCAGAATTATGAAGAATTGTTTTCTGAGAAACTAAAATTGTTGATGAAGCTACGGGAAGAGGAGATAATCACCTGGCAAGGCAAGCACCGGCCTTCTATTAATAACAGGGGAGTATATCCTCAGCCTTATCAGAATAAAATGCCCGTGTGGAGGGCCGTTGGGGGAACACCAAAATCAGCTTTTGAAGCCGGAGCGATGGGTATGCCGATGGCTATCGCGATAATTGGGGGGCAACCGGCTCAGTTCAAACAGATGGCCGACCTGCACCGCCGCGCTGCCGAAGAACACAATCAACCCAAGCCCGCATTGAGTATAAACTCCCACGGGTTCATTGCAGAAACCACACAGGAAGCTGCTGACATTGCTTTTCCTGCTTTTAAAACCACCATGGATAAAATCGGAAAGGAGAGAGGATGGCCTCCGATGAGCCGGCAGCAGTTTGACGCATCGATTACTTTGAAAGGAGCTAATGTAGTTGGAAGTCCGCAGGATGTAATTGATAAAATCATGTATCAGCATGAGATCTTTAATCACGACCGCTTTCTGCTTCAGATGAGCGTAGGCAGTGTTCCTCATGAAAAATTACTGAAGTCGATTGAGCTCTTTGCCAAAGAAGTGGCACCGGCTGTGCGCGAAAAACTGGGGCAGGGATCACCAGCGTAA
- a CDS encoding acetyltransferase, whose translation MNKKEKKHSASPGTEQIEFIRNVCIEAAKEGFMDASMSGLCMEGAIEAAIGSIQSLDIQQKIKEKTKEIQS comes from the coding sequence ATGAATAAAAAAGAAAAAAAGCATTCAGCTTCTCCTGGCACCGAGCAAATCGAATTTATCAGAAATGTCTGCATTGAAGCCGCAAAGGAAGGCTTCATGGATGCTTCTATGAGCGGACTTTGCATGGAAGGAGCAATTGAAGCGGCTATCGGTTCCATTCAATCACTGGATATTCAACAGAAGATTAAAGAAAAGACCAAAGAGATCCAGTCATGA
- a CDS encoding DUF488 family protein, translated as MIKLKRVYEEPSEEDGYRILTERLWPRGVSKERAKLDQWMKGVSPSPGLRKWFDHDHDKWEEFKDRYRKELFGSEAIQELIDIIQKEDTVTFVFASKDEEHNSTVVLKDFIEQLLSQ; from the coding sequence ATGATTAAGCTAAAAAGAGTGTATGAAGAACCATCTGAGGAAGATGGTTACCGAATTCTTACCGAGCGTTTGTGGCCGCGAGGTGTCTCCAAAGAACGGGCTAAACTCGACCAATGGATGAAGGGAGTATCCCCCAGCCCTGGTTTAAGAAAATGGTTTGACCATGACCATGACAAATGGGAAGAATTCAAAGACCGATACCGGAAAGAACTATTTGGCTCTGAAGCTATTCAAGAGCTTATTGATATCATTCAAAAAGAAGATACAGTCACTTTCGTGTTTGCCTCAAAAGATGAAGAACATAATAGTACCGTAGTGCTGAAAGACTTTATAGAACAACTTCTCTCCCAATAG
- the hemN gene encoding oxygen-independent coproporphyrinogen III oxidase, translated as MNTELIRKYNIPGPRYTSYPTVPFWNKRGIAIEDWESTLISSFVESYADGISLYIHLPFCESLCTFCGCHKQITKRHDVEAPYINTVLKEWQIYLDFLPITPRIREIHLGGGTPTFFSVSNLERLISGILDRAELAEDYQFSFEGHPNNTTKEHLQSLYNMGFRRVSYGVQDYDPQVQFAINRIQPFEHVKRAHDWSREIGYTSINHDLVFGLPHQTLESVEDTIQKTNQLRPDRIAFYSYAHVPWMKGNGQRGFNEKDLPKDHEKRALYELGKQMFFDHAYEEIGMDHFALSSDSLYEAMKTKELHRNFMGYTSGSTKVLIGLGMSAISDSWYSFAQNEKKLSDYQARVEEGELPIFRGHLLSNKDLLLRENILNIMCRFETEFEGSSHLFELIREDLQDLLSDGLVQINGRKVTVTRAGIPFVRNICMAFDRKLQESKPRENLFSRTV; from the coding sequence ATGAACACCGAATTAATCAGAAAGTATAATATTCCGGGTCCGCGTTACACCAGCTACCCAACCGTTCCGTTTTGGAATAAGAGAGGAATTGCTATTGAGGATTGGGAATCTACGCTGATCAGTTCTTTTGTGGAAAGCTATGCCGATGGGATTAGTTTATATATTCATCTTCCATTTTGCGAAAGCCTGTGTACTTTTTGCGGCTGTCATAAACAGATCACCAAACGACATGATGTTGAAGCCCCGTATATAAACACTGTTTTAAAAGAGTGGCAAATATATCTCGATTTCCTTCCTATAACCCCCCGGATCCGTGAAATTCATTTGGGGGGTGGAACTCCCACTTTCTTTAGTGTGTCAAATCTGGAACGACTCATCAGCGGAATATTAGACCGGGCAGAATTAGCTGAAGACTATCAGTTTAGTTTTGAAGGTCATCCCAACAATACGACCAAAGAACATTTGCAGTCTTTATATAATATGGGATTCCGAAGGGTATCCTATGGCGTGCAGGATTATGATCCACAGGTACAGTTTGCCATCAATCGCATTCAGCCTTTCGAGCATGTAAAAAGGGCTCACGATTGGTCAAGAGAAATCGGTTATACTTCTATTAATCATGACCTGGTATTTGGGCTTCCTCATCAAACACTGGAAAGTGTTGAGGATACCATTCAAAAGACGAATCAGTTACGCCCCGACCGTATTGCCTTTTACAGCTATGCGCATGTGCCATGGATGAAGGGAAATGGACAGCGCGGATTTAATGAAAAAGATCTTCCGAAAGACCATGAAAAACGTGCGTTGTATGAGTTAGGTAAACAAATGTTTTTTGATCATGCTTATGAAGAAATAGGAATGGATCATTTTGCCCTGTCTTCTGATTCGTTGTATGAAGCGATGAAAACCAAAGAATTACATCGCAATTTTATGGGATATACGTCTGGTTCAACCAAAGTGCTTATTGGGTTGGGGATGTCGGCCATCAGTGACAGCTGGTACAGTTTTGCACAGAACGAGAAGAAACTTAGTGACTACCAGGCGAGGGTGGAAGAAGGAGAACTTCCCATATTCCGTGGACACCTGCTAAGTAATAAAGACCTGCTGCTACGCGAGAACATCCTTAATATTATGTGTCGGTTTGAAACAGAATTCGAAGGAAGTTCTCATTTATTCGAATTGATACGTGAAGATTTGCAGGACTTATTATCTGATGGGTTGGTTCAAATAAACGGGCGGAAAGTAACGGTCACAAGAGCAGGAATTCCATTTGTTCGGAATATTTGCATGGCTTTTGATAGAAAACTTCAAGAAAGTAAACCAAGAGAAAACCTGTTTTCCAGAACCGTGTAA
- a CDS encoding DUF420 domain-containing protein, producing MLEKFTLPESSRILEQISAKKAIGLIAGLSFVAVLFLFWLIYFKEGAEAPVPWIKNLSAVNAGLNFLSTIFLLLAFREIKRKDFQKHMRFNLAAFVTSSLFLVSYVVYHHFVGDTKFMGEGFIRPVYFFILISHIVLSVFVVPLVLSSFYFSLSGKFKTHKKVSRWTFPIWLYVSVTGVLVFFMLRIWG from the coding sequence ATGCTTGAAAAATTTACCTTACCCGAATCCTCACGTATTTTAGAGCAAATCAGTGCGAAGAAAGCGATTGGGTTAATAGCCGGACTGAGTTTCGTTGCCGTACTGTTTCTGTTTTGGCTGATTTATTTTAAAGAGGGAGCGGAAGCTCCGGTGCCGTGGATTAAGAATTTATCGGCTGTAAATGCGGGATTGAATTTCCTGAGTACCATCTTTTTGTTGCTCGCCTTTCGTGAAATTAAGCGCAAAGATTTTCAGAAGCACATGCGGTTTAACCTTGCCGCTTTTGTGACCTCATCATTATTTTTGGTGAGTTATGTGGTTTACCATCATTTTGTGGGGGATACCAAATTTATGGGAGAAGGATTTATCCGGCCGGTCTATTTCTTCATATTAATAAGTCACATTGTGCTTTCGGTTTTTGTAGTTCCGCTCGTTCTTTCCAGCTTTTACTTTTCGCTAAGCGGAAAATTCAAAACCCATAAAAAAGTCTCCCGGTGGACCTTCCCCATCTGGCTGTACGTGTCAGTTACCGGCGTCTTGGTATTCTTTATGCTGAGAATCTGGGGATAG
- a CDS encoding cytochrome c3 family protein produces the protein MAQIFPKWTNQVPRKILIGLIVVLNAIIFGVWYFFSPEYTDVGYAPEQPVPYSHKIHVDQLGLDCQYCHTSVFDSKQANIPATQTCMNCHNQVQVQNPENLELVKESWETGKAIEWVRVHNLPDYAYFNHSAHTNVGVGCESCHGRIDKMEVVYQSEPLSMGWCLDCHREPEKYIRPVDEVTTMGYQVENQLEIGRELVDKKNIHAPTYCQGCHY, from the coding sequence ATGGCGCAGATTTTCCCCAAGTGGACAAATCAGGTTCCCCGAAAAATTTTAATTGGATTAATCGTGGTACTGAACGCAATTATTTTTGGTGTTTGGTACTTCTTCTCTCCAGAATATACTGACGTTGGCTACGCTCCGGAACAACCCGTTCCTTATAGTCACAAAATACACGTAGACCAACTTGGTCTCGATTGTCAGTATTGCCACACCAGCGTTTTCGACTCCAAGCAGGCAAATATCCCTGCCACACAAACCTGTATGAATTGTCACAACCAGGTACAAGTACAAAATCCAGAAAACCTTGAGCTTGTAAAGGAAAGCTGGGAGACCGGAAAAGCAATTGAATGGGTTCGTGTGCACAACCTGCCTGACTATGCTTATTTCAATCACTCTGCACACACCAATGTGGGTGTTGGTTGTGAAAGTTGCCACGGCAGAATTGATAAAATGGAAGTGGTGTATCAGTCTGAGCCGCTCAGCATGGGCTGGTGTTTGGATTGTCACCGCGAACCAGAGAAGTATATCCGTCCGGTTGATGAAGTTACAACTATGGGTTACCAGGTTGAAAACCAGTTAGAAATAGGCCGTGAACTGGTAGATAAAAAGAATATTCATGCTCCAACTTATTGCCAGGGTTGCCATTACTAA